In Epinephelus fuscoguttatus linkage group LG15, E.fuscoguttatus.final_Chr_v1, a genomic segment contains:
- the LOC125902485 gene encoding zinc finger and BTB domain-containing protein 14-like gives MSDLLRYIDYDHKATFLKMLNQQRMEGEHCDVVVVVENIEFRAHRCVLAACSNYFKKLFKKQSDEDNSIVELDFIRSDIFEEVLNYMYTARLAVRKKDINMMMSSGQILGINFLDNLCTQKRELTNMKTRENQAPGDHGMRAQDAILKELAMEEVRKNSFYDQGMDGMGPGGSHVSQPHNYNTNMSKDPHSHGWGSSSSSDMKLEYLLYGHRDHGSCQSTGAKPMDHNAKKERLLTANRPYGCEHCPKAFTTAAHLKEHLKIHSGFKPHRCVVCGKAFIRGPDLKRHERVHSNERPFACQMCEKAFKHKSHLKDHERQHRGERPFNCGSCDKAFIKASDLKRHWNTMHSGNPRRQMSLSPAASQHGQAEATDQRDWKMETGPHSHNSGDC, from the coding sequence ATGTCTGATTTACTGAGATATATCGACTATGACCACAAAGCCACCTTCCTTAAGATGCTCAACCAGCAGAGGATGGAAGGTGAGCACTGtgatgtggtggtggtggtggaaaaCATAGAGTTCAGGGCTCACCGCTGTGTCTTGGCAGCCTGCAGCAACTACTTCAAAAAGCTCTTCAAGAAGCAGAGCGACGAGGACAACTCCATTGTGGAGCTGGACTTCATCCGCTCTGACATCTTCGAAGAGGTGCTCAATTACATGTACACAGCCCGGCTCGCTGTGAGGAAGAAGGACatcaacatgatgatgtcatccggCCAGATTCTGGGGATCAACTTCCTGGATAACCTGTGCACGCAGAAACGCGAGCTGACTAACATGAAGACCCGGGAGAACCAGGCGCCTGGTGACCACGGGATGCGAGCTCAGGACGCCATCCTGAAGGAGCTGGCcatggaggaggtgaggaagaACAGCTTCTACGATCAGGGGATGGACGGTATGGGGCCCGGGGGCTCTCACGTGTCTCAGCCGCACAACTACAACACCAACATGAGCAAAGATCCTCACAGCCACGGCTGGGGCTCCTCATCCTCCAGCGACatgaagctggagtacctgctGTACGGCCACCGCGACCACGGCTCCTGCCAGAGCACAGGTGCGAAGCCCATGGACCACAACGCCAAAAAGGAGCGGCTGCTCACTGCCAACCGCCCCTACGGCTGTGAGCACTGCCCCAAAGCCTTCACCACTGCCGCCCACCTCAAGGAGCACCTGAAGATCCACTCTGGCTTCAAGCCTCACCGCTGCGTGGTGTGCGGCAAGGCCTTCATCAGGGGCCCCGACCTGAAGAGGCACGAACGGGTCCACAGCAACGAGAGGCCCTTTGCGTGCCAAATGTGCGAAAAGGCCTTCAAGCACAAGTCTCACCTGAAAGACCACGAACGGCAGCACAGGGGCGAGCGGCCATTCAACTGCGGCTCCTGCGACAAAGCCTTCATCAAAGCGTCGGATCTGAAGCGCCACTGGAACACCATGCACAGTGGCAACCCCCGCAGACAGATGTCCCTGTCCCCCGCGGCCTCCCAGCACGGCCAGGCAGAGGCCACTGACCAGAGAGACTGGAAAATGGAGACCGGGCCACATTCGCATAACTCGGGGGACTGTtga